A genome region from Penicillium psychrofluorescens genome assembly, chromosome: 3 includes the following:
- a CDS encoding uncharacterized protein (ID:PFLUO_004773-T1.cds;~source:funannotate), whose translation MCSSDCFLAILAIFFPPIAVWVKRGICTADSIINIALCLLGYIPGLIHAFYIIFKYPEGDYDDAAYEPIPGGASQRRDLENGGVTYYYVPRQPLQHPSQQRSYGTVPQGQQAAPKPSDQPEGGAGSSSAQAPPTYAEAVKGDNKVQTQE comes from the exons ATGTGCAGCTCCGACTGCTTCCTGGCGatcctcgccatcttcttccccccTATTGCCG TCTGGGTCAAACGAGGCATCTGCACCGCCgactccatcatcaacattGCACTCTGTCTGCTCGGCTACATCCCTGGCCTGATCCACGCATTCTACATCATCTTCAAGTACCCCGAGGGAGACTATGACGATGCGGCCTACGAAcccatccccggcggcgCAAGCCAGCGACGGGACCTGGAGAACGGCGGCGTGACGTACTACTATGTCCCTCGCCAGCCGCTCCAGCATCCCTCTCAGCAGAGATCGTATGGTACCGTTCCGCAAGGCCAGCAGGCGGCGCCGAAGCCGTCTGATCAGCCGGAGGGTGGTGCTGGGAGCAGCAGTGCTCAGGCACCACCGACCTACGCCGAGGCTGTGAAGGGTGACAACAAGGTGCAGACCCAGGAATAA
- a CDS encoding uncharacterized protein (ID:PFLUO_004774-T1.cds;~source:funannotate): MQGMPLLLRQSLRSSLHLTRTPSGPVRAAQLRPTIPSAFPVTRAPTRNFSVCLQCQFRRQPGRYSPSDEKKDSVDAQNAAEELKEAADARKKASISGDVGGPTATLPQTEIPAEQPETEKPLYEEPTKGSSVHVEGTPSGGLPSNLESRRSQVSKQFTTLMDNLQSNIFVAGQRLNDLTGYSGIEALKKEIQFQESRLRNARAQVKKAKEDYAAAINSRSASQREVNELLQRKHSWSPTDLERFTLLYRNDHANEVLESSTQEALSKAEREAEESAAQLSKGILSRYHEEQVWSDKIRRMSTWGTWGLMGMNILLFLVFQIAVEPWRRKRLVKGFEDKVIEAIEKEKALSQGAPVDSASLSADSAVALLPFQAHEETIANAEVQPEPSTTTTTNSTALQSLQSQLSNISSSPTSLAYWQQALHELFSDRNVAISQRDLTTLAVQSAAAGAAVMGLVLALIRH, encoded by the exons ATGCAGGGCATGCCATTGTTGCTGCGGCAATCACTTCGGTCCAGTCTACATCTCACACGAACACCCTCAGGGCCAGTGCGCGCAGCACAGCTCCGCCCGACCATCCCGAGCGCCTTTCCCGTCACCCGAGCCCCAACGCGCAACTTCTCTGTCTGCCTACAATGCCAATTCCGTCGCCAGCCGGGACGATATTCCCCTTccgacgagaagaaagatagTGTGGATGCACAGAATGCCGCGGAAGAGCTGAAGGAGGCCGCCGATGCTCGCAAGAAGGCTTCCATCTCGGGAGACGTGGGCGGACCTACTGCAACATTGCCACAGACCGAAATTCCGGCTGAACAACCAGAAACTGAGAAGCCGCTCTATGAGGAACCGACCAAGGGGAGCAGCGTTCATGTTGAAGGAACGCCGAGCGGGGGTCTCCCGTCCAACCTCGAGAGCCGCCGGTCCCAGGTGTCCAAGCAATTCACTACCTTGATGGATAACCTACAATCCAACATCTTCGTGGCTGGTCAGCGGCTGAACGACCTAACCGGTTATTCGGGTATCGAGGCTCTCAAGAAGGAAATCCAATTCCAAG AGAGTCGGCTCCGCAATGCCCGAGCACAGGTCAAAAAGGCGAAAGAAGACTACGCCGCCGCGATCAACAGCCGCTCTGCCTCCCAGCGCGAAGTCAACGAGCTCTTGCAACGGAAACACTCATGGTCGCCCACAGACCTGGAGCGCTTCACGCTCCTGTATCGCAACGACCACGCAAATGAGGTCCTCGAGTCCTCGACACAAGAAGCGTTGTCGAAGGCTGAGCGCGAGGCTGAAGAGTCTGCGGCGCAGCTGAGCAAAGGTATTCTTTCGCGCTACCACGAGGAACAGGTCTGGTCCGATAAGATCCGTCGCATGAGTACCTGGGGAACATGGGGGCTTATGGGGATGAACATTCTGCTGTTCTTGGTCTTTCAAATTGCCGTGGAACCCTGGCGCCGCAAGCGACTTGTCAAGGGGTTTGAGGACAAGGTGATTGAGGCGatagagaaggagaaagCGTTGAGCCAGGGCGCTCCTGTCGACAGTGCCTCACTTTCTGCGGACTCCGCTGTCGCTTTACTCCCCTTTCAAGCCCATGAGGAAACAATCGCCAATGCAGAGGTGCAACCTGaaccatccaccaccactaccactaACTCAACCGCTCTCCAATCTCTTCAGTCCCAACTCTCAAATATCTCCTCTTCACCCACCTCCCTTGCATACTGGCAACAAGCACTCCACGAGCTCTTCAGTGACCGCAACGTCGCCATCTCCCAGCGTGACCTGACGACCCTAGCCGTCCAGAGCGCCGCAGCCGGGGCCGCAGTGATGGGCCTGGTGCTTGCGCTGATCCGACATTGA